A part of Drosophila ananassae strain 14024-0371.13 chromosome 2R, ASM1763931v2, whole genome shotgun sequence genomic DNA contains:
- the LOC6493875 gene encoding uncharacterized protein LOC6493875 — MAPVSAAVTGSSTATHSLQDMTAAAAAIALDMKPKGEPLGASSTATEPSQKIKKLVRRNASDKLKLIQMVHDNPILWDSRLPNFKGAEKEKNRAWEHIGREFNAPGRRVARAFKSLRESYRRELAHVKLMGNGFKPKWSLYEAMDFLRDVIRERKGASHATDLSSSSFGNLHNNNNNNNHNILGESGKSMVLKLSSSYTESAAVLNLSKCSTFNVSGEEYYSDYYVKPELDLSAGALAGSSSSGSSIGCGNGAPSNNPVPAHQHQANNDSRVSSTRNEHHHLQQSYDDFDASSLRSGDEEANASDGVEELEAIDADFPYPLILDSNSPVSTNAGDVVSSRKRRRNGEQEDGDCDDNGIIDDDDYEEQMLQQHRHLRQQHNVVSAPGGLDLPPPQTVREVLNSKFCGFISAKLNSMEDSEADNLMNRILLLLVQMQQCEVSTK, encoded by the exons ATGGCTCCCGTCAGTGCCGCAGTGACGGGATCCTCTACCGCCACCCACTCTCTTCAAGATATGACAGCCGCTGCCGCGGCCATTGCCCTGGACATGAAACCCAAAGGGGAGCCATTGGGAGCGTCATCAACCGCCACAGAACCATCacaaaagataaaaaaat TGGTGCGGCGCAATGCATCCGATAAACTGAAACTCATCCAGATGGTCCACGACAATCCCATTCTTTGGGACTCACGTCTCCCGAACTTCAAGGGCGCCGAGAAAGAAAAGAACCGAGCCTGGGAGCACATTGGGCGAGAGTTCAACGCGCCGGGGAGACGAGTGGCCCGCGCCTTCAAAtctttaagagagtcctatCGCCGGGAACTAGCCCACGTCAAGCTGATGGGCAACGGATTTAAGCCAAAATGGAGTCTCTACGAAGCCATGGACTTTTTAAGAGACGTGATTCGAGAGAGAAA GGGCGCTTCGCATGCTACTGATCTCAGTTCAAGCTCTTTTGGGAATTTgcacaacaataataataacaacaaccaTAACATTCTTGGAGAATCTGGAAAAAGTATGGTTTTAAAGCTTTCTTCTTCATACACGGAATCAGCGGCAGTGCTCAATCTTTCTAAATGTTCCACTTTTAATGTGAGTGGTGAAGAATACTACAGCGACTACTACGTAAAGCCAGAGCTGGATCTCTCGGCTGGTGCCTTAGCCggtagcagcagcagtggcagtagCATTGGCTGCGGAAACGGAGCCCCTTCAAATAATCCGGTGCCTGCTCATCAGCACCAAGCCAATAACGACAGTCGGGTGAGCTCCACGCGTAATGAGCACCACCATTTACAGCAAAGCTATGATGATTTTGACGCAAGTTCTCTAAGGAGCGGTGATGAAGAGGCAAACGCATCGGATGGCGTAGAGGAACTAGAAGCCATAGATGCTGACTTCCCTTATCCGCTTATTCTTGACTCTAACTCACCTGTAAGCACTAATGCAGGCGATGTGGTTTCGTCTCGAAAGCGCCGCCGCAACGGTGAACAGGAAGACGGCGATTGCGACGACAATGGAATCATCGATGACGACGATTATGAAGAACAGATGCTGCAACAACATCGCCATCTACGTCAGCAGCATAACGTTGTTTCAGCCCCTGGAGGTTTGGATCTTCCGCCACCACAAACAGTGCGTGAGGTTCTCAATTCCAAATTTTGTGGATTTATTTCGGCAAAACTAAACAGCATGGAAGATTCAGAGGCAGATAATCTTATGAATCGCATTCTTCTGCTACTTGTACAAATGCAGCAGTGCGAGGTGTCTACTAAATAG
- the LOC6493874 gene encoding uncharacterized protein LOC6493874 isoform X1, whose translation MAFSRHNIEKRRLIELVRLNPILWDCRLPHYKRSDKKKAIKWNELGRLFNVNGERVQRTFTSLREIFRRELNHEKLLGTSRFKSKWEYYDSMAFLKEVIRERKSRERMKHEPAQVLPVNNNKNIVRRNSSNNNSSSAILDEYQYFAPGDPNNPNNQPLPQTQIHQPDPKDSLSTSLSVNFSQLPNSLQQQAQHMQALQLQPDITLTSRNALQKQAVSTPLSRPNSVTMPTNSPVQVLSCSRSCSSSPSIYVKDEPRSPDRVEIRDDPGNGPQTIKKLATIRPQTKQHLKARLLPMTKHSSLYATLPPNLIINSNNELIDADAGDLDEDLDAFDEDDDATGHCSPTVDVDMMSPDGCLSPDSSYIEDSRPLNHSQSHPFRSPRELLYIKFGDFLTARLNTLHETVANELMNKILVLIAEK comes from the exons ATGGCATTTTCCCGGCATAATATTGAGAAGCGCCGACTCATTGAGCTAGTACGCCTAAACCCTATCCTGTGGGATTGTCGCTTGCCCCACTATAAACGCTCAGACAAAAAAAAGGCTATTAAGTGGAACGAACTTGGACGTCTATTTAATGTAAATGGGGAGCGTGTACAGCGAACCTTCACTTCGCTTCGTGAAATATTTAGACGCGAGCTCAACCATGAAAAGTTGCTGGGAACTTCGCGATTCAAATCAAAGTGGGAGTACTATGACTCAATGGCCTTCCTCAAGGAAGTTATACGAGAGCGAAA atCCCGTGAACGCATGAAACATGAACCTGCTCAAGTTTTACCAgtcaacaataataaaaacattgtCAGACGAAACAGTAGCAACAATAATAGCAGCAGTGCGATCTTAGATGAGTACCAATACTTTGCGCCCGGTGACcccaacaatccaaataatcaGCCATTGCCACAGACCCAAATTCATCAGCCAGATCCAAAGGATAGTCTGTCGACAAGTCTGAGTGTAAATTTCAGTCAGCTACCCAATTCTTTACAACAGCAAGCTCAACACATGCAAGCTTTGCAATTGCAGCCAGACATAACATTAACCTCCCGTAATGCACTCCAAAAGCAGGCGGTTTCAACGCCCTTATCCCGGCCAAATTCCGTGACCATGCCAACTAACTCACCCGTCCAAGTACTGTCCTGCTCGCGCTCTTGTAGCTCCTCACCGTCTATTTACGTCAAGGACGAACCACGCTCTCCTGACAGGGTGGAGATTCGAGATGATCCGGGAAATGGACCTCAGACGATCAAGAAGTTGGCAACGATTCGACCTCAAACTAAACAGCACCTTAAGGCGCGATTACTTCCAATGACCAAGCACTCATCGTTGTACGCCACCTTGCCACCAAACCTTATTATCAATTCCAATAATGAGCTTATTGACGCGGATGCTGGGGATCTCGATGAGGACCTGGATGCTTTTGATGAAGACGACGACGCCACCGGGCACTGCTCACCAACTGTCGACGTGGATATGATGAGCCCAGATGGCTGCCTATCTCCTGACAGTAGTTACATAGAGGATAGCAGGCCACTTAATCACTCGCAGTCGCATCCCTTCCGCAGCCCTAGAGAGCTGCTATATATCAAATTTGGTGACTTCCTAACCGCTCGGTTAAACACTTTGCACGAGACAGTTGCCAATGAACTAATGAACAAGATTCTGGTGCTTATTGCTGAGAAGTAA
- the LOC6493874 gene encoding uncharacterized protein LOC6493874 isoform X2, which yields MKHEPAQVLPVNNNKNIVRRNSSNNNSSSAILDEYQYFAPGDPNNPNNQPLPQTQIHQPDPKDSLSTSLSVNFSQLPNSLQQQAQHMQALQLQPDITLTSRNALQKQAVSTPLSRPNSVTMPTNSPVQVLSCSRSCSSSPSIYVKDEPRSPDRVEIRDDPGNGPQTIKKLATIRPQTKQHLKARLLPMTKHSSLYATLPPNLIINSNNELIDADAGDLDEDLDAFDEDDDATGHCSPTVDVDMMSPDGCLSPDSSYIEDSRPLNHSQSHPFRSPRELLYIKFGDFLTARLNTLHETVANELMNKILVLIAEK from the coding sequence ATGAAACATGAACCTGCTCAAGTTTTACCAgtcaacaataataaaaacattgtCAGACGAAACAGTAGCAACAATAATAGCAGCAGTGCGATCTTAGATGAGTACCAATACTTTGCGCCCGGTGACcccaacaatccaaataatcaGCCATTGCCACAGACCCAAATTCATCAGCCAGATCCAAAGGATAGTCTGTCGACAAGTCTGAGTGTAAATTTCAGTCAGCTACCCAATTCTTTACAACAGCAAGCTCAACACATGCAAGCTTTGCAATTGCAGCCAGACATAACATTAACCTCCCGTAATGCACTCCAAAAGCAGGCGGTTTCAACGCCCTTATCCCGGCCAAATTCCGTGACCATGCCAACTAACTCACCCGTCCAAGTACTGTCCTGCTCGCGCTCTTGTAGCTCCTCACCGTCTATTTACGTCAAGGACGAACCACGCTCTCCTGACAGGGTGGAGATTCGAGATGATCCGGGAAATGGACCTCAGACGATCAAGAAGTTGGCAACGATTCGACCTCAAACTAAACAGCACCTTAAGGCGCGATTACTTCCAATGACCAAGCACTCATCGTTGTACGCCACCTTGCCACCAAACCTTATTATCAATTCCAATAATGAGCTTATTGACGCGGATGCTGGGGATCTCGATGAGGACCTGGATGCTTTTGATGAAGACGACGACGCCACCGGGCACTGCTCACCAACTGTCGACGTGGATATGATGAGCCCAGATGGCTGCCTATCTCCTGACAGTAGTTACATAGAGGATAGCAGGCCACTTAATCACTCGCAGTCGCATCCCTTCCGCAGCCCTAGAGAGCTGCTATATATCAAATTTGGTGACTTCCTAACCGCTCGGTTAAACACTTTGCACGAGACAGTTGCCAATGAACTAATGAACAAGATTCTGGTGCTTATTGCTGAGAAGTAA
- the LOC123257051 gene encoding uncharacterized protein LOC123257051 — translation MNKIQWAHNLKFDNSELFEIWKSVKTQEQKYKAILDFFKSKTSGEIFEKKMQAFEDASKKICYRLTVKWKNCRSNAKLFQRRRKCSRIDNICDVFHRAMDTSDPIISSVNLDRRIHNPKKMKLPPEVLEMLLCEGGPSEDFEYEEEFDDSLKYELNFELENENQELLQHLDP, via the exons ATGAATAAGATTCAGTGGG CTCATAACCTAAAATTCGACAACTCAGAATTGTTTGAAATATGGAAGTCTGTGAAGACCCAAGAACAAAAGTACAAAGCaattcttgatttttttaaatctaaaacTAGTGGCGAaatatttgagaaaaaaatgcAAGCTTTTGAGGATGCCAGTAAGAAAATATGCTACCGTTTAACGGTAAAATGGAAGAATTGCAGATCGAATGCAAAGCTATTTCAAAGGAGAC GTAAATGCAGCCGTATCGATAATATTTGTGATGTTTTCCATCGAGCCATGGATACATCTGATCCAATCATTTCGTCAGTCAACCTGGATAGACGCATTcataacccaaaaaaaatgaagcTCCCACCTGAAGTCTTGGAAATGCTCTTATGCGAAGGGGGCCCAAGTGAAGACTTCGAATATGAAGAGGAATTCGATGACAGTCTTAAATACGAACTAAATTTTGAACTAGAGAATGAAAATCAAGAGCTTTTACAACATTTGG ATCCCTGA
- the LOC6493873 gene encoding uncharacterized protein LOC6493873, producing MKFLVGAFVLSLVAFVAGQSSNAAALEPSAEYLPPVGDSEAAQLSEDGYRYKTVRRLRLRHRREVPNQEYLPPLVKAPSQEYLPPVDAAAIGDTKVADDGYRYKTVRKLKYRARHRRDVSEVAEPSNEYLPPVEVELAPELKTVLGDDGYRYKTVRRLKFRRHRREAAAESVPNSEYLPPAEEPAIEAEPKDAEEGTELAKDGYRYKTVRRLRYRHRQ from the exons atg AAATTCCTTGTTGGGGCCTTCGTTCTGAGTCTGGTGGCCTTTGTAGCTGGTCAGTCTTCGAATGCTGCCGCTTTGGAACCGTCCGCGGAATATCTTCCACCAGTGGGCGACAGTGAAGCTGCTCAGCTATCCGAGGATGGATACCGTTATAAAACTGTACGTAGATTAAGGCTGCGACACCGCCGAGAAGTCCCCAACCAAGAGTATTTGCCTCCTTTGGTAAAAGCCCCCAGTCAAGAGTACTTGCCGCCAGTGGATGCCGCCGCTATTGGGGATACCAAGGTGGCCGACGATGGGTACCGTTACAAGACCGTGCGCAAGCTGAAGTACCGCGCCCGCCACCGTCGTGACGTTTCCGAGGTCGCCGAGCCTAGCAACGAGTACTTGCCGCCTGTCGAGGTCGAGTTGGCCCCCGAACTGAAAACCGTACTTGGCGACGATGGTTATCGCTACAAGACAGTACGCCGCCTAAAGTTCCGTCGCCACCGCCGGGAGGCCGCTGCTGAGAGCGTACCCAACAGCGAATATCTTCCTCCTGCAGAAGAACCAGCTATTGAAGCTGAGCCCAAGGACGCCGAAGAGGGAACTGAGCTGGCTAAGGACGGATACCGCTACAAGACAGTTCGTCGCCTACGTTACCGCCACCGTCAATAG